In Streptomyces nodosus, one DNA window encodes the following:
- a CDS encoding HEAT repeat domain-containing protein — protein MNTTDGTSQNARLVDALSAVDSSVRLQAALVVGSNPEVGFLEALVERCAVEPDFFVRDMLTWALTRLPPEITLPRMRRELDSERARARSQALHTLSKIGDRSAWAWITRDLLRDAEDEVARTAWRVAVVLVPEDEKKGLVDELVTQLGRGDRSTQLSLSRALVDLGDVSELALARAAASSDPAVAAHAGATEVLRRNPETGFDAAVDEAKRVVALGPERAATAETAEC, from the coding sequence ATCAACACGACAGACGGAACCTCGCAGAACGCCCGCCTGGTCGACGCCCTGAGCGCTGTGGACTCTTCGGTTCGGCTTCAGGCGGCCTTGGTGGTCGGCTCGAACCCCGAGGTCGGCTTTCTGGAGGCGCTCGTCGAGCGGTGCGCGGTCGAGCCCGACTTCTTTGTGCGGGACATGCTGACCTGGGCGTTGACCCGTCTTCCGCCGGAGATCACCCTGCCGCGGATGCGTCGGGAACTGGACTCCGAGCGCGCTCGGGCCCGCAGCCAGGCGTTGCACACGCTCTCCAAGATCGGCGACAGGAGTGCATGGGCCTGGATCACGCGTGATCTGCTGCGTGACGCCGAAGACGAGGTCGCGCGGACCGCGTGGCGCGTCGCGGTCGTCCTTGTGCCCGAGGACGAGAAGAAGGGCCTGGTCGACGAGCTGGTCACGCAGCTCGGCCGCGGCGACCGCAGCACGCAGCTGAGTCTGAGCCGGGCCCTCGTCGACCTCGGCGATGTGAGCGAGCTTGCCCTGGCGAGGGCCGCGGCGAGCTCCGATCCGGCGGTGGCCGCGCACGCCGGTGCCACCGAGGTGCTGCGGCGGAATCCGGAGACCGGCTTTGACGCGGCCGTCGACGAGGCGAAGCGGGTCGTGGCCCTCGGCCCGGAACGAGCCGCCACCGCGGAGACCGCGGAATGCTGA
- a CDS encoding MerR family transcriptional regulator yields MLIGEVARHSGVSPRMLRHYDALGLVRPTGRTVGGYREYCAEDVRRIFHVESLRSLGLSLKQIGRALEDPDFTPSALVSDLIRWTEDRLEREQELLERLRAVDASAPTGWQDVLRIVELMQGLGSTSAARRQQAVLTRPEVMSVPAELLAGAVLAESDPHVAGALRWALARSGGDGVAALAAGVHAEDAEVRRRAVLAIAEMAEAPGATAVLADALGDPDTRVHRPAALALGRRGVTGAVPTLVGMVVEGSNDVEAAEVLGTLSRDPGCADRIMTALTGELAAPTADSATRIRLTQALVELSGTTARQVLHRLAHDDDRAVALVASAFATLLDERSPEDRGEEGLPP; encoded by the coding sequence ATGCTGATCGGTGAGGTGGCCCGCCACTCGGGTGTGAGTCCCCGGATGCTCCGGCACTACGACGCCCTGGGGCTGGTGCGACCGACGGGTCGCACCGTCGGCGGCTACCGCGAGTACTGCGCCGAGGATGTCCGCAGGATCTTCCACGTGGAGAGCCTGCGGTCCCTCGGGCTCTCGCTCAAGCAGATCGGGCGCGCGCTGGAGGACCCGGACTTCACGCCGTCCGCCCTGGTCAGCGACCTCATCCGGTGGACGGAAGACCGCCTGGAACGGGAACAGGAACTGCTGGAGCGGCTCCGCGCCGTCGATGCCTCAGCACCCACCGGCTGGCAGGACGTCCTGCGCATCGTCGAACTCATGCAGGGGCTCGGCTCGACCAGTGCCGCGCGCAGGCAGCAGGCCGTGCTGACCCGGCCGGAGGTCATGTCGGTTCCCGCCGAACTGCTGGCAGGGGCGGTCCTGGCCGAATCCGACCCGCATGTCGCGGGCGCCCTGCGCTGGGCGCTCGCCCGGTCGGGCGGCGACGGTGTGGCGGCACTGGCCGCCGGCGTGCATGCGGAGGACGCCGAGGTCCGGCGACGCGCGGTGCTGGCGATCGCCGAGATGGCCGAGGCTCCGGGGGCGACCGCGGTGCTCGCGGATGCGCTCGGGGATCCGGACACAAGGGTGCACAGGCCTGCCGCTCTGGCGTTGGGCAGGCGGGGCGTGACCGGGGCCGTGCCGACACTCGTCGGCATGGTGGTCGAAGGTTCCAACGACGTCGAAGCGGCGGAGGTCCTGGGAACGCTGTCCCGGGACCCCGGGTGCGCGGACCGGATCATGACCGCACTGACCGGTGAACTCGCCGCGCCCACCGCGGACTCCGCGACGCGGATACGTCTGACCCAGGCGCTGGTCGAGCTGTCGGGGACCACCGCGCGGCAGGTCCTTCACCGACTGGCCCACGACGACGACCGCGCCGTCGCCCTCGTCGCCTCGGCCTTCGCCACGCTTCTCGACGAGCGGTCTCCCGAAGACCGGGGCGAGGAGGGTTTGCCTCCGTAG
- a CDS encoding DUF6234 family protein → MAAVVVCLVTVRLATGAAFDWPHPGVLAMAGYLITVHTVLGYGLGMLLPRVLAAPLLLVVDYLCLVMPVTIVDPMWLRELTGWLDAPYGDITTTMNPVALVVPMVLATGILAAVLISAEIARWRRPRVVRVGAAATAFLVCLSVFTVSAVLPVRDWNGDPPPRARTDSPVCTDGSPRICVPVEAADSLEPLAAAAKEVVPRLVDAGLEPPEELAFVSEAADIDTRTWRLFLYRDMGDVDMKASIAASALPPIPPCPETSDVRSGHAGTLAAWLMVKAGMGVDEIQSQSSQKLATDPQIMPVVDRETKLSPERQLSWFTRNVTLLQQCRPAPETMPTFVKTGA, encoded by the coding sequence GTGGCGGCGGTCGTGGTCTGTCTGGTGACCGTGCGCCTGGCGACCGGCGCGGCATTTGACTGGCCGCACCCGGGCGTGCTGGCCATGGCCGGATACCTCATCACCGTCCACACCGTCCTCGGCTACGGGCTCGGCATGCTGCTGCCGCGCGTTCTGGCCGCACCACTGCTTCTTGTCGTCGACTACCTGTGCCTCGTGATGCCCGTCACGATCGTCGACCCTATGTGGCTGCGGGAACTCACCGGATGGCTCGACGCCCCCTACGGGGACATCACCACCACCATGAACCCGGTGGCGCTCGTCGTACCGATGGTGCTGGCCACGGGCATCCTGGCCGCTGTCCTGATCAGTGCCGAGATCGCGCGGTGGCGTCGCCCCCGCGTGGTACGCGTCGGCGCCGCAGCCACCGCATTCCTGGTCTGCCTGAGCGTGTTCACGGTCTCAGCCGTGCTGCCCGTGCGTGACTGGAATGGAGACCCGCCGCCGCGCGCCCGCACGGACTCGCCCGTGTGCACGGACGGTTCCCCCAGGATCTGCGTCCCGGTAGAGGCGGCGGACAGCTTGGAGCCGCTGGCCGCTGCCGCGAAAGAGGTCGTGCCGCGCCTCGTCGACGCAGGCCTGGAGCCTCCGGAGGAACTCGCGTTCGTCTCCGAGGCAGCCGACATCGATACGCGGACATGGAGGCTGTTCCTCTATCGGGACATGGGCGACGTGGACATGAAGGCAAGCATCGCGGCGTCGGCGCTGCCACCGATCCCGCCGTGCCCCGAGACGTCCGACGTCCGAAGCGGCCATGCGGGCACGCTCGCGGCCTGGCTCATGGTCAAGGCAGGCATGGGCGTCGACGAGATCCAGAGCCAGTCCAGTCAGAAGTTGGCCACCGACCCCCAGATCATGCCCGTGGTGGACAGGGAGACGAAGCTGTCTCCTGAGAGGCAACTGTCGTGGTTCACACGCAACGTCACCTTGCTTCAGCAGTGCAGACCTGCTCCGGAAACCATGCCGACCTTCGTCAAGACGGGAGCGTGA
- a CDS encoding ABC transporter ATP-binding protein: MPIGFHSAAFGYRRRSPVIEDFTFAFPRGRTVFLGPNGAGKSTVLSLAASVLRPQSGTVVHGGRRTDRRGDLAEFRRRIAWLPQHIESVPRLTAREQVAYVGWLKGMNRRDAWDASHGALQRVELADFADRKVHRMSGGQQRRVGVAQSLVHEAEVLLLDEPTAGMDPRQRRVFHEILGGLDQHVLLSTHDVADLEDTYDHVVVLNGGTVRFAGAVREFHALAPPGTAPGRLAEAAYYVTVEEEAAACA, translated from the coding sequence ATGCCCATCGGCTTCCACTCGGCCGCATTCGGCTATCGCCGTCGCAGTCCGGTCATCGAGGACTTCACCTTCGCCTTCCCTCGCGGCCGGACCGTGTTCCTCGGCCCCAACGGCGCCGGCAAGTCGACGGTCCTGTCGCTGGCTGCTTCGGTGCTACGCCCGCAGTCCGGCACCGTGGTCCACGGCGGGCGGAGGACCGACCGGCGGGGCGACCTTGCCGAATTCCGTCGGCGCATCGCCTGGCTGCCCCAGCACATCGAGTCGGTTCCCCGACTGACCGCCCGCGAACAGGTCGCCTATGTCGGCTGGCTGAAAGGCATGAATCGCCGAGACGCCTGGGACGCCTCTCACGGCGCTCTCCAGCGGGTGGAACTCGCCGACTTCGCCGACCGGAAGGTCCACCGGATGTCCGGTGGACAGCAGCGCCGGGTCGGCGTCGCGCAGTCACTGGTGCACGAGGCCGAAGTCCTTCTGCTCGACGAGCCGACCGCCGGCATGGACCCGCGCCAGCGACGCGTCTTCCACGAGATCCTCGGCGGGCTCGACCAACATGTACTGCTCTCCACTCACGACGTCGCCGATCTGGAGGACACCTACGACCACGTGGTCGTACTCAACGGCGGGACTGTCCGCTTCGCGGGTGCGGTACGCGAGTTCCATGCCCTGGCCCCGCCCGGCACCGCGCCGGGTCGCCTCGCGGAAGCCGCCTACTACGTCACTGTCGAGGAAGAGGCGGCCGCATGCGCTTAG
- a CDS encoding TetR/AcrR family transcriptional regulator gives MTKLAGYDDEMVDAATKLEGSGMRDVARRAVRAEIAATAMELFLAEGYEETTVKQIGAAVGMAGRTLFRYFDTKEDLVIGGLIELGADVAAALARRPADEDPWNALRHALQVCVESMEGDELGLRRATMLANTPSLRTAMLDKQLRWQQMLVPHIENRLPGPEQLRALQSRALVSAALTCLDVGATVWTEVEGSQPLTHLVDAAFAAVRT, from the coding sequence ATGACAAAACTGGCAGGCTATGATGACGAAATGGTGGATGCAGCTACCAAGCTGGAAGGCAGCGGAATGCGCGACGTCGCCCGACGGGCCGTCCGGGCCGAGATTGCCGCGACGGCGATGGAGCTCTTCTTGGCCGAGGGCTACGAGGAGACGACGGTCAAGCAGATCGGGGCCGCGGTCGGAATGGCCGGCAGGACCCTGTTCAGGTACTTCGACACCAAGGAAGACCTTGTCATCGGCGGGCTCATCGAACTCGGCGCCGATGTCGCCGCAGCGCTCGCGCGCCGGCCTGCTGATGAGGACCCGTGGAACGCGCTGCGGCACGCCCTGCAGGTGTGCGTCGAGTCCATGGAAGGTGACGAGCTCGGGCTGCGCCGGGCGACGATGCTCGCCAACACCCCCTCACTTCGCACCGCCATGCTCGACAAGCAACTGCGCTGGCAGCAGATGCTGGTCCCCCACATCGAGAACCGTCTGCCCGGCCCCGAGCAGCTTCGCGCACTTCAGTCGCGTGCGCTGGTCTCAGCGGCCTTGACCTGCCTCGACGTCGGAGCGACGGTGTGGACCGAGGTGGAGGGCAGCCAGCCTCTGACGCATCTGGTCGATGCCGCGTTTGCGGCCGTCCGCACCTGA
- a CDS encoding VOC family protein: MDIAVPVHEDGTPAWVELTTPDAETSTRFYGELFGWSFDGAFGGQPQSQLAVDRGRPSAVVTTVPGAERGGWTVYVNVADADKALEKVVAAGGSVSAELRTLGSAGRSAVLADHAGTRFGIWEADGHHGSGVVGEPGAFHGGELITDDVEASAAFYAQVFSWNLGKPYGPLGRRDWRLGGRTVSVLLPRPPAMSAEIPPYWDVYFTVGDAERAVEAAVRLGATVLMPSTGIEHGTIAVLSDPTGAVFTVVAASH; encoded by the coding sequence GTGGACATCGCTGTTCCTGTTCATGAGGACGGCACACCGGCGTGGGTGGAGCTGACCACGCCCGACGCCGAGACCAGTACACGCTTCTACGGGGAGCTTTTCGGCTGGAGCTTCGACGGCGCGTTCGGAGGGCAGCCGCAGTCGCAGCTCGCCGTGGATCGCGGGCGTCCGTCCGCCGTCGTGACCACCGTTCCCGGCGCCGAGCGAGGCGGATGGACTGTGTACGTCAACGTGGCCGACGCCGACAAAGCGCTGGAGAAGGTCGTGGCGGCCGGCGGGAGCGTGTCGGCGGAACTGCGCACGCTGGGCTCCGCCGGACGCTCTGCCGTTCTCGCCGACCATGCCGGAACCCGGTTCGGTATCTGGGAGGCCGACGGGCACCACGGCTCCGGTGTGGTCGGCGAGCCCGGCGCCTTCCACGGGGGTGAGCTGATCACCGACGACGTCGAGGCATCCGCGGCGTTCTACGCGCAGGTCTTCAGCTGGAACCTCGGCAAGCCCTATGGCCCGTTGGGCCGCAGGGACTGGCGCCTCGGCGGCCGTACCGTCTCGGTGCTTCTGCCGCGGCCCCCGGCCATGTCCGCCGAGATCCCGCCGTACTGGGACGTGTACTTCACCGTCGGCGACGCCGAGCGGGCCGTGGAGGCCGCCGTCCGGCTCGGCGCCACGGTGCTGATGCCGTCCACCGGGATCGAGCACGGCACGATCGCGGTTCTCAGCGACCCCACGGGCGCGGTCTTCACCGTCGTTGCCGCCAGCCACTGA
- a CDS encoding SDR family NAD(P)-dependent oxidoreductase: MSVNGKTGIVTGAGSGLGEVGAKRLAREGAKLVVADRYLDRVERVAEEINAAGGQATPLAADVTNFEDAQRLVDTAVAAYGGLDIAFNNAGVTPRLVTVHEIDNQDWLDVVNVNLTGVFHCMKAELAYFVEHGGGAIVNMASTAGVMAHPLRAAYSASKHGVVGLTRSSAVEYAQRGVRINAVAPGPIDSVSASGLPTEVRASLAAKTAMNRMGQADEVAALVNFLLSDQAPFITGSVYEINGGQTQL, from the coding sequence ATGTCCGTCAACGGCAAGACAGGAATCGTCACCGGCGCAGGCTCCGGGCTCGGCGAGGTCGGAGCCAAGCGACTGGCCCGCGAGGGTGCCAAGCTAGTCGTGGCCGACCGTTACCTCGACCGTGTCGAACGGGTGGCCGAGGAGATCAACGCGGCCGGGGGTCAGGCGACACCCCTGGCCGCGGACGTCACGAACTTCGAGGACGCCCAGCGGCTGGTGGACACGGCCGTGGCCGCCTACGGCGGTCTCGACATCGCGTTCAACAACGCCGGCGTCACTCCGCGGCTGGTCACCGTGCACGAGATCGACAACCAGGACTGGCTCGACGTCGTCAACGTCAACCTGACCGGCGTCTTCCACTGCATGAAGGCCGAACTGGCTTACTTCGTGGAGCACGGCGGCGGCGCGATCGTCAATATGGCCTCGACCGCAGGCGTGATGGCGCACCCCCTGCGCGCGGCCTACTCGGCGTCCAAACACGGCGTCGTCGGCCTCACGCGCAGCTCCGCGGTCGAGTACGCGCAGCGAGGCGTGCGCATCAATGCGGTCGCCCCCGGGCCGATCGACTCGGTGTCTGCCTCGGGTCTGCCGACCGAGGTGCGCGCGAGCCTGGCGGCCAAGACCGCGATGAACCGGATGGGCCAGGCCGACGAGGTCGCCGCCCTCGTCAACTTCCTGCTCTCCGACCAGGCGCCGTTCATCACCGGCTCGGTCTACGAGATCAACGGCGGACAGACCCAGCTCTAG
- a CDS encoding MarR family winged helix-turn-helix transcriptional regulator, producing MSEHEAGRTDLDPAQVGLRFLSVAHQVRETVDQHMAGAGLSLSRTKMLRVLAERGALHQAELAEALGQAPRSITQALQALERLHLVTRTTDPTDQRRKTVSLTDAGQTALTAGEQAGEQILQRLFGSLDPRRLAELETLLTAVDTAATGTD from the coding sequence ATGAGCGAGCACGAAGCAGGGCGCACGGACCTCGACCCGGCCCAGGTGGGGCTGCGTTTCCTGTCCGTCGCCCACCAGGTACGCGAGACGGTCGACCAGCACATGGCCGGGGCCGGGTTGTCGCTGTCCCGCACCAAGATGCTCCGGGTGCTGGCCGAGCGCGGCGCCCTGCACCAGGCGGAGCTCGCCGAGGCGCTCGGCCAGGCCCCGCGCTCCATCACCCAGGCGCTGCAGGCCCTGGAACGACTTCACCTCGTCACCCGCACCACCGATCCCACGGACCAGCGCCGCAAGACCGTGTCGTTGACCGACGCCGGTCAGACGGCCCTGACAGCGGGAGAGCAGGCCGGGGAGCAGATACTCCAGCGACTCTTCGGCTCGCTGGACCCCCGTCGGCTGGCCGAACTGGAGACATTGCTCACCGCCGTCGACACGGCGGCCACCGGCACGGACTGA
- a CDS encoding SDR family NAD(P)-dependent oxidoreductase, which produces MSRPVAVITGATSGLGRIAAIELAHRGYRLGVVARSRAKADALLGELRSVAGEAEVDVFHADLGVMAQARRAGEEIAARYPRLDVLVNNAGLHAFSQRVTTEGLAEMTAVNYLGPFVLTRALLETPRPSGVLRASGPARIVNVASEAARQAGTISPKTDLHRADAYTRRESMALYGRTKLMTIMWTQELARRLDPAETTVNCCDPGFNATGLGRDLPGSAVLQRVLNTLGVGDPRKGAGIIVRLATDPVFAHNSGGYFSVRDARPLECPEPGRDESVQRELWAETVALLDGLGSS; this is translated from the coding sequence ATGAGTCGCCCTGTCGCAGTGATCACCGGCGCCACCTCGGGGCTGGGCCGGATCGCCGCCATCGAACTGGCGCACCGCGGGTACCGGCTCGGCGTCGTGGCGCGGTCCCGGGCCAAGGCCGATGCGCTGCTCGGTGAGCTGAGGAGTGTGGCCGGCGAGGCGGAGGTCGATGTCTTCCACGCGGACCTCGGGGTGATGGCCCAGGCTCGTCGGGCGGGTGAGGAGATCGCCGCGCGATATCCGCGTCTCGATGTGCTGGTCAACAACGCCGGTCTGCATGCGTTCTCCCAGCGCGTCACGACCGAGGGGCTGGCGGAGATGACCGCGGTCAACTACCTCGGTCCGTTCGTGCTGACCAGGGCTCTGCTGGAGACTCCGAGACCTTCGGGGGTTCTGCGGGCGTCCGGCCCGGCGCGCATCGTCAATGTCGCCTCCGAGGCCGCCCGGCAGGCCGGGACCATCTCGCCGAAGACGGATCTGCACCGCGCCGACGCCTATACGAGGCGTGAGTCGATGGCGCTGTACGGCCGGACCAAGCTGATGACCATCATGTGGACCCAGGAACTGGCCCGGCGCCTTGATCCCGCGGAGACCACGGTGAACTGCTGCGACCCGGGCTTCAACGCCACCGGCCTCGGACGGGACTTGCCGGGCTCCGCCGTGCTGCAGCGCGTACTGAACACCCTCGGGGTGGGTGACCCCCGCAAGGGTGCGGGGATCATCGTCCGGCTGGCGACCGATCCGGTGTTCGCGCACAACAGCGGCGGTTATTTCTCCGTACGCGACGCCAGGCCCCTGGAGTGCCCCGAGCCCGGCCGTGACGAGAGTGTGCAACGCGAGTTGTGGGCGGAGACGGTGGCGTTGCTCGACGGCCTCGGCAGTTCGTGA
- a CDS encoding GH12 family glycosyl hydrolase domain-containing protein translates to MRLLPHRLDTARALPGSLLAVFALVAALLAAAPSAHADTQICDAYGSTTIQGRYVVQNNRWGTSAAQCITVTSSGFKVSQADGSVPTNGAPKSYPSVYNGCHYTNCSPGTALPARLDTISSAPTSISYSYVSDAVYDAAYDIWLDPTARKDGVNRTEIMVWFNKVGSIQPVGSQTGTATVAGRSWQVWSGSNGSNNVLSFVAPSAIGSWNFDVMDFVQQAVSRQLASSNWYLTSVQAGFEPWQNGAGLAVTSFSSEIRTGGGGSGNPGGGSGGQAACQVAYATNVWQGGFTADVTIRNTGSAPVDAWKLAFTLPSGQGVTSAWNATLSGSSGAVTASALSHNTQIAPGGSQTFGFQGSYGGTFAAPSSFTLNGTACTTA, encoded by the coding sequence ATGCGACTGTTGCCCCATCGGCTCGACACCGCGCGCGCCCTGCCGGGCTCGCTGCTCGCGGTTTTCGCACTGGTCGCCGCCCTTCTGGCGGCCGCCCCGTCGGCCCATGCCGACACACAGATCTGCGATGCCTACGGGTCGACCACGATCCAGGGCCGCTATGTCGTCCAGAACAACCGCTGGGGTACCAGTGCCGCCCAGTGCATCACGGTCACAAGCTCCGGCTTCAAGGTCAGCCAGGCCGACGGATCGGTGCCCACCAACGGTGCCCCGAAGTCGTACCCCTCCGTCTACAACGGCTGCCACTACACCAATTGCTCCCCGGGGACGGCGCTTCCGGCCCGGCTGGACACCATCTCCAGTGCCCCGACCAGCATTTCGTACAGCTATGTCAGTGACGCGGTCTACGACGCCGCCTACGACATCTGGCTGGACCCGACGGCCCGCAAGGACGGTGTGAACCGGACCGAGATCATGGTCTGGTTCAACAAGGTCGGATCGATCCAGCCGGTGGGCTCGCAGACCGGTACGGCCACGGTCGCCGGCCGTTCCTGGCAGGTGTGGTCCGGCAGCAACGGTTCCAACAACGTGCTGTCCTTCGTCGCCCCGTCGGCGATCGGAAGCTGGAACTTCGATGTGATGGACTTCGTCCAGCAGGCTGTCTCGCGTCAACTGGCTTCGAGCAACTGGTATCTGACGAGCGTCCAGGCGGGCTTCGAACCCTGGCAGAACGGGGCGGGGCTCGCCGTGACGTCGTTCTCCTCGGAGATCCGCACGGGCGGCGGCGGGTCCGGCAACCCCGGCGGTGGCTCCGGTGGCCAGGCCGCCTGCCAGGTGGCGTACGCCACCAACGTCTGGCAGGGCGGGTTCACCGCCGATGTCACCATCCGCAACACCGGTTCGGCACCGGTGGACGCCTGGAAGCTCGCCTTCACCCTGCCCTCCGGACAGGGCGTCACCAGCGCCTGGAACGCCACGCTGTCCGGGTCGTCGGGTGCCGTCACCGCGAGTGCCCTGAGCCACAACACGCAGATAGCCCCGGGCGGCAGTCAGACCTTCGGCTTCCAGGGCAGCTACGGCGGAACCTTCGCCGCACCGAGCTCCTTCACCCTCAACGGCACCGCCTGCACCACCGCCTGA
- a CDS encoding lytic polysaccharide monooxygenase auxiliary activity family 9 protein — MARHSRLLSVAAAFATLLAALGLTLLGQGRAEAHGVAMMPGSRTYLCYQDGRTATGSLDPTNPACRAALAKSGATPLYNWFAVLDSNAGGRGAGYVPDGTLCSAGDRSPYDFSAYNAARNDWPRTHLTSGSTMQLQYSNWAAHPGDFRVYVTKPGWSSSSQVRWADLDLIQTVSNPPQQGSPGTDGGHYYWNLTLPSGRSGDALIFIQWVRSDSQENFFSCSDIAFDGGHGEVTGMRGSPGTPPTDPGTPPTDPSTPPDSGNGACMAVYNVDSSWNGGFQGSVEVMNHGTAPLNGWSVSWKPGTGTQVSSVWNGSLSKAGDGTITVKNADYNRTIQANGSVTFGFTATSTGNNYPVGSVGCLTP, encoded by the coding sequence GTGGCTCGACACAGCAGACTCCTGTCGGTGGCGGCGGCGTTCGCCACCCTGCTCGCGGCACTGGGCCTGACCCTCCTCGGTCAGGGCCGCGCCGAGGCACACGGCGTGGCGATGATGCCCGGTTCGCGCACCTATCTGTGTTACCAGGACGGCCGCACCGCCACCGGTAGCCTCGACCCGACCAACCCCGCCTGTCGTGCCGCCCTGGCCAAGAGCGGCGCCACCCCCCTGTACAACTGGTTCGCCGTGCTGGACTCCAACGCCGGTGGCCGGGGCGCGGGTTATGTGCCGGACGGCACCCTGTGCAGCGCGGGCGACCGCTCGCCCTACGACTTCTCCGCCTACAACGCCGCCCGCAACGACTGGCCCCGGACCCATCTGACCTCGGGCTCCACCATGCAGCTCCAGTACAGCAACTGGGCGGCGCACCCGGGTGACTTCCGCGTCTATGTGACCAAGCCCGGCTGGTCGTCCTCGTCCCAGGTGCGCTGGGCCGACCTGGACCTGATCCAGACGGTCAGCAATCCGCCCCAGCAGGGCTCGCCGGGCACCGACGGCGGCCACTACTACTGGAACCTGACGCTGCCCTCCGGTCGCTCGGGTGACGCCCTGATCTTCATCCAGTGGGTCCGGTCCGACAGCCAGGAGAACTTCTTCTCCTGCTCGGACATCGCCTTCGACGGCGGCCACGGCGAGGTGACCGGCATGCGCGGGAGCCCCGGCACGCCTCCCACCGACCCCGGCACGCCTCCGACCGACCCGTCCACCCCGCCCGACTCGGGCAACGGTGCCTGCATGGCCGTGTACAACGTGGACAGCTCCTGGAACGGCGGGTTCCAGGGTTCCGTCGAGGTGATGAACCACGGCACGGCTCCGCTGAACGGCTGGTCGGTGTCCTGGAAGCCGGGCACCGGGACCCAGGTCAGCAGTGTCTGGAACGGTTCCCTGTCCAAGGCCGGGGACGGCACGATCACGGTCAAGAACGCCGACTACAACCGGACCATCCAGGCCAACGGCAGTGTGACCTTCGGATTCACCGCGACCTCCACCGGGAACAACTATCCGGTCGGTTCGGTCGGCTGTCTCACCCCCTGA
- a CDS encoding dienelactone hydrolase family protein, protein MHFTSEQPLDDGVLERAFSLDEIPGILWTPASASASTPAPLILIGHPPLGLRRMYPRLAGRARYYATEYGFAAATVELPGSGDRPRWAAVEQARADLRRAMEAGEPVGDEIVDALVLPLVEKSVPEWQAALDALLSLPEIGGPVGYEGGVISIGIRLAAVEPRISAANLFAGSLVPAAMFEEARQVGIPLQVLLQWDDEGNDRQAALDLFDAFGTKEKTLHANLGGHTGVPQFELDAGARFFARHLL, encoded by the coding sequence GTGCATTTCACCTCTGAACAGCCGCTCGACGACGGTGTCCTCGAGCGCGCATTCTCCCTCGACGAGATCCCCGGCATCCTGTGGACGCCCGCATCCGCGTCCGCATCCACACCTGCGCCGCTGATCCTGATCGGCCACCCCCCGCTCGGGCTGCGCAGGATGTATCCCCGGCTGGCGGGGCGGGCCCGGTACTACGCGACGGAGTACGGCTTCGCCGCGGCCACCGTCGAGCTCCCCGGGAGCGGTGACCGGCCCCGTTGGGCCGCCGTCGAGCAGGCCCGCGCCGACCTGCGCCGGGCCATGGAGGCCGGCGAGCCGGTCGGTGACGAGATCGTCGACGCCCTCGTCCTCCCGCTCGTCGAGAAGTCGGTCCCGGAATGGCAGGCCGCCCTGGACGCCCTGCTGTCGCTGCCCGAGATCGGCGGCCCGGTCGGGTACGAGGGAGGAGTGATCTCCATCGGCATCCGGCTGGCGGCGGTCGAGCCGCGCATCTCGGCCGCCAACCTCTTCGCCGGGAGCCTGGTGCCCGCCGCCATGTTCGAGGAGGCCCGCCAGGTCGGCATTCCGCTGCAGGTCCTGCTGCAGTGGGACGACGAGGGGAACGACCGGCAGGCGGCCCTGGACCTGTTCGACGCCTTCGGCACCAAGGAGAAGACCCTGCACGCCAATCTCGGCGGGCACACCGGCGTCCCGCAGTTCGAGCTCGACGCCGGGGCCCGGTTCTTCGCCCGGCACCTCCTCTAG